The Edaphobacter sp. 12200R-103 genome contains a region encoding:
- the infC gene encoding translation initiation factor IF-3, whose product MPPIDKRSAKSFIRTNERIRAREVRVIDENGEQLGVMPPFEALKMARERSLDLVEISPNAVPPVCKIQDYGKFLYEKDKSDRAARKKQKVITIKEVKFSVTVDEHDYQTKKNQAIRFLNEGDKVKASLRFKGRQMAHRDLGYKIINRLITDVGEAGTVEFMPRMEGTTLHAILAPSKKAESAPKKASAAPDKGHAPEAAANSSVAQA is encoded by the coding sequence ATTCCACCGATCGATAAACGTTCCGCAAAATCCTTTATTCGTACCAACGAGCGAATCCGCGCCCGCGAAGTTCGTGTCATCGACGAAAACGGCGAACAGCTTGGCGTAATGCCCCCGTTTGAGGCCCTGAAGATGGCCCGGGAGCGTTCTCTGGACCTCGTTGAAATCTCACCGAACGCCGTTCCACCCGTGTGCAAGATCCAGGACTACGGCAAGTTCCTCTACGAAAAGGACAAGAGCGATCGGGCCGCGCGGAAGAAACAGAAGGTCATCACCATTAAAGAGGTGAAGTTCTCTGTCACTGTCGACGAGCACGATTACCAGACCAAAAAAAATCAGGCCATCCGTTTCCTCAATGAAGGCGATAAGGTAAAGGCCTCGCTGCGCTTCAAAGGCCGTCAGATGGCGCACCGCGACCTCGGTTATAAGATCATTAATCGCCTTATCACGGACGTGGGAGAGGCCGGTACCGTTGAGTTTATGCCGCGCATGGAAGGTACTACCCTCCATGCCATTCTCGCGCCTTCAAAGAAAGCGGAAAGTGCACCGAAGAAAGCCTCTGCGGCTCCCGACAAGGGACATGCACCCGAGGCGGCTGCAAACAGCTCTGTAGCCCAGGCCTAA
- a CDS encoding adenylosuccinate synthase, whose protein sequence is MSQPRSAVILGAQWGDEGKGKIVDVLSERFSVVARYAGGHNAGHTVIIGGKKFVLQLIPCGVLRPECKGVIGNGVVLDPMAFLNEVKKLRDAGLPVDEQLFVSNRAQVILPYHRMIELAAENAPGRTKIGTTSRGIGPAYEDKMHRSGLRVIDLLNPALLRTHIENACHEKNTIAHALFGTEPLDPKTMYEEYARAAEQVAPFVTDTAVLLNKELDNGGNVMFEGAQGALLDIDHGTYPFVTSSSATAGGAVTGTGVGPTRIDTVIGVTKAYVTRVGEGPFPTEIFDDSADILRARGQEYGAVTGRPRRCGWLDLPLLRYSNMINSTEWLVVTKMDVMDALEEIPVCTGYKINGKVTDVIPADMRGFDSIEPIYTKLKGWNESTEGITEWEKLPKLAQDYLRFLEKESGAKIGMVSTGPDRDQTITLPEFGAALKG, encoded by the coding sequence GTGAGTCAACCGAGATCTGCGGTCATTTTGGGTGCCCAGTGGGGCGATGAAGGCAAAGGCAAGATTGTGGACGTCCTGTCGGAGAGATTCTCCGTGGTGGCGCGCTATGCAGGGGGTCACAATGCCGGCCATACGGTCATCATTGGTGGAAAAAAGTTCGTCCTGCAGCTGATTCCGTGCGGTGTTCTGCGCCCTGAGTGCAAGGGCGTCATCGGCAATGGCGTCGTCCTGGACCCGATGGCCTTTCTGAACGAGGTCAAGAAGCTGCGCGATGCGGGACTGCCCGTTGACGAGCAGTTGTTTGTTTCCAATCGTGCGCAGGTGATTCTGCCGTACCACCGCATGATCGAACTGGCGGCGGAGAATGCTCCGGGACGGACGAAGATCGGCACGACCAGCCGCGGTATTGGCCCGGCGTATGAAGACAAGATGCACCGCAGTGGTCTGCGGGTGATCGATCTGTTGAACCCTGCGCTGCTGCGTACTCACATTGAGAACGCCTGCCACGAGAAGAACACGATTGCCCATGCGTTGTTCGGGACCGAGCCGCTGGACCCGAAGACCATGTACGAGGAGTATGCGCGGGCAGCCGAGCAGGTAGCTCCGTTTGTGACAGACACGGCCGTCCTGCTGAACAAGGAGTTGGATAACGGCGGAAACGTGATGTTTGAAGGCGCCCAGGGTGCGCTGCTGGACATCGACCACGGAACCTATCCCTTTGTGACCTCCTCGTCGGCGACCGCTGGCGGAGCCGTGACGGGCACTGGCGTTGGTCCGACGCGGATCGACACCGTGATTGGTGTTACCAAGGCCTACGTCACACGTGTGGGCGAAGGCCCCTTCCCGACGGAGATCTTCGATGATTCCGCCGATATCCTGCGCGCTCGTGGCCAGGAGTATGGTGCGGTTACGGGGCGTCCGCGCCGTTGCGGATGGCTGGATCTTCCGCTTCTGCGCTACAGCAACATGATCAATTCCACGGAATGGCTTGTTGTGACCAAGATGGACGTGATGGATGCCCTGGAAGAGATTCCGGTTTGCACCGGCTATAAGATCAACGGCAAAGTAACGGATGTAATTCCGGCAGATATGCGCGGATTTGACTCGATTGAGCCGATTTATACCAAACTGAAGGGCTGGAACGAGTCGACCGAGGGAATCACGGAGTGGGAGAAGTTACCGAAGCTGGCCCAGGATTACCTGCGCTTCCTCGAGAAGGAATCCGGCGCAAAGATCGGCATGGTCTCGACCGGACCGGACCGCGACCAGACTATTACGCTGCCGGAGTTCGGCGCTGCATTGAAAGGATAG
- a CDS encoding nuclear transport factor 2 family protein, producing the protein MVPRTSSRIPSLSRSALAATLLLLCFSSNLRSEQDKKHHHKQDVKKEVERLEQRWRTAQLAGDVATLDRMLADDFIGISMSGEVHTKAQQLDRIRSKRLVLTRIDLDDMKVKLVDSVAIVTSQALVEGTSEGTPVRGTYRYTRVYRQLPSGEWKITSFEATRIRPSRSATGKQAPAGTVVQEPQFG; encoded by the coding sequence ATGGTGCCCCGAACATCATCCCGGATCCCTTCGCTTTCACGGAGCGCGCTGGCTGCGACCCTCCTGCTGCTCTGCTTTTCTTCCAATCTGCGCTCGGAGCAGGACAAAAAACATCATCACAAACAGGATGTAAAAAAAGAGGTTGAGCGCCTTGAGCAGCGCTGGCGAACGGCGCAGCTGGCGGGCGATGTTGCTACCCTCGACCGCATGTTGGCAGACGACTTTATTGGAATATCCATGTCCGGGGAGGTCCACACCAAGGCGCAGCAGCTGGACAGAATCCGGAGCAAACGGCTGGTCCTGACCCGGATCGACCTGGACGATATGAAGGTAAAACTGGTCGATTCGGTGGCAATTGTGACCAGCCAGGCCCTGGTGGAGGGAACAAGCGAAGGGACGCCAGTTCGGGGTACTTATCGGTACACGAGAGTCTACCGTCAGCTGCCGTCCGGAGAGTGGAAGATCACCAGTTTTGAGGCGACGCGGATTCGGCCGTCCAGGTCCGCTACTGGAAAACAGGCTCCTGCGGGAACCGTGGTTCAGGAGCCGCAGTTTGGCTGA
- the mutM gene encoding bifunctional DNA-formamidopyrimidine glycosylase/DNA-(apurinic or apyrimidinic site) lyase, with the protein MPELPEVETVANGVHQRVHGQTILSVWTSNKPQTFKSAPTEIAELLTGSLIDRVHRVGKTIVFDLTRKPGKVRSKPGAPAQFLVHLGMTGRLLVSSPETEVPLHTHAILTLSGGKEIRFVDARRFGRLSVASDSYTGAGREPLTIPLEDFIALFRNRKTPIKAALLNQKLLHGVGNIYADEALFHAGIRPRRQAGRLTRDELTRLRAALVKVLKHAIKLGGSSVSDYVDAEGVAGFFQLHHRVYSRTGQPCRTCSTPIERIVVGGRSTHFCPSCQK; encoded by the coding sequence ATGCCTGAGCTTCCCGAAGTCGAAACCGTCGCCAATGGCGTCCATCAGCGAGTCCACGGCCAGACCATTCTCTCGGTCTGGACCAGTAACAAACCGCAGACGTTCAAGTCCGCTCCCACCGAGATCGCCGAGCTTCTGACCGGCTCCCTCATCGATCGCGTGCATCGCGTCGGCAAGACCATCGTCTTCGATCTGACCCGGAAACCCGGCAAGGTGCGTAGCAAGCCCGGGGCTCCAGCGCAGTTCCTTGTGCACCTCGGCATGACTGGCCGCCTTCTCGTCTCGTCTCCCGAAACCGAAGTTCCACTCCACACGCATGCCATCCTTACGCTCAGTGGCGGCAAAGAGATCCGATTCGTCGATGCGCGCCGATTCGGTCGCCTGTCCGTCGCGTCGGACTCCTATACCGGCGCAGGCCGCGAGCCGCTTACAATCCCGCTCGAAGACTTCATCGCGCTCTTCCGCAACCGCAAGACGCCCATCAAAGCCGCGCTGCTCAATCAGAAGCTGCTTCACGGCGTTGGCAACATCTACGCCGACGAGGCGCTATTTCATGCCGGAATCCGGCCCCGCCGCCAGGCAGGGCGTCTTACCCGGGACGAGCTCACCCGGCTTCGTGCAGCTCTTGTCAAAGTCCTGAAGCACGCAATCAAGCTCGGCGGCTCGTCCGTATCCGACTACGTCGACGCCGAAGGGGTAGCAGGCTTCTTCCAACTGCACCACCGCGTCTACTCACGCACCGGCCAACCCTGCCGAACCTGTTCCACCCCCATCGAACGCATCGTAGTCGGTGGACGTAGCACTCACTTCTGCCCCTCCTGCCAGAAGTAG
- the trpC gene encoding indole-3-glycerol phosphate synthase TrpC, with protein sequence MPTRLDEIVANTSREVAERKAVADKGLIEQRAAAHTPRGFAARLKSVSQNGPAMISEIKKASPSKGLIREDFDPLALAKGFEAGGAAALSILTDTKYFQGSLAYLEAASQAVKIPCLRKDFIVDPFQMVEARAFGADAILLIVAVHTDTELASLRKEAHNYALDVLCEVHSSEELKRAVDLGFDVIGVNSRDLRTFEMHPELLFELVDAMPAGTVKVAESGLRGAEEIAKLRDAGYDAFLMGETLMRQPDPGVALAELLRHGYSERVLR encoded by the coding sequence ATGCCGACCCGACTTGATGAGATTGTTGCGAATACGTCCCGTGAGGTGGCGGAACGAAAAGCCGTTGCAGATAAAGGTCTGATCGAGCAGAGAGCCGCTGCTCACACGCCGCGGGGTTTTGCTGCGCGGCTGAAAAGCGTAAGCCAGAATGGCCCTGCCATGATCTCCGAGATCAAAAAGGCCTCCCCATCGAAGGGCCTGATCCGCGAGGATTTCGATCCGTTGGCTTTAGCGAAGGGCTTTGAGGCTGGAGGCGCGGCTGCGCTCTCCATCCTGACCGATACGAAATACTTCCAGGGATCGCTGGCATACCTTGAAGCGGCCTCACAGGCGGTGAAGATCCCGTGCCTGCGAAAGGACTTCATCGTCGATCCCTTCCAGATGGTGGAAGCCAGGGCCTTTGGGGCCGATGCGATCCTGCTGATTGTGGCGGTCCATACCGATACGGAGCTTGCGAGTCTGCGCAAGGAAGCTCACAACTACGCGCTGGATGTTCTCTGCGAGGTCCACTCCTCCGAGGAGCTGAAGCGGGCGGTCGATCTGGGGTTCGATGTGATCGGTGTGAACAGCCGTGACCTTCGCACCTTCGAGATGCACCCGGAGCTTCTGTTCGAGCTTGTGGATGCTATGCCCGCGGGCACGGTGAAGGTGGCTGAGAGTGGCCTGCGCGGTGCTGAGGAGATCGCAAAGCTGAGGGATGCGGGCTATGATGCGTTCCTCATGGGCGAGACTCTGATGCGACAGCCTGATCCTGGTGTGGCGCTGGCAGAGCTGCTGCGACATGGGTACTCCGAACGGGTCCTGCGATGA
- a CDS encoding 30S ribosomal protein S1: protein MVDNHHPDQTESKPLTTELEVLAPEATAANAELSSESTTNQQHEIAQPVESPVAAATEAAEEPDYDSADFAEALANFDREQAAESAAAQSLTAEEVIVNGTVVKITDKHVVVDIGLKSEGLIPLEQVLDINGVPKFQTGDQVEVVVEREEAEGGYLVSYEKALRHKVWDKLEAAANDKVPVKGMVLSRVKGGLTVDIGIKAFLPGSQVEIRPVRNLDGYIGQEIEVRVIKLNKKRGNVVISRKELLEEEQNAKRSVTLTTLEEGTILTGTVKNLTDYGAFVDLGGLDGLLHITDMSWGRLTHPRDLVNVGDEIQVKVLKFDKDKQRVSLGFKQLTPDPWLDATERYPIGAQVRGRVLSVTDYGAFVELEQGIEGLVHVSEMTWSKRMKHPSKLVKPGDEVDTIILSVNPNDRRISLGMKQLQDNPWEQLEDKYPAGAVVEGRVRNLTDFGAFIEIEDGIDGLVHVSNLSWTKRIKHPSEVLKKGEKVKAVVLGVEPENRRLSLGVKQLQPDVWDTFFAQHRVGDVVKGKVLRTAQFGAFIEIAEGVEGLCHVSEAVDENNVPVKLDVGDEHEFRIVKMNQDEKKVGLSIRAVGEEASRAEVESYKERDHKGSSSSSSSGTTLGDLINWKRSEFGE from the coding sequence ATGGTAGATAACCATCATCCCGATCAAACCGAGAGCAAACCCCTGACCACCGAATTGGAAGTCCTAGCGCCCGAAGCGACAGCTGCGAATGCAGAGCTGTCTTCTGAATCCACCACCAACCAGCAGCATGAGATCGCCCAGCCCGTGGAGTCTCCCGTTGCGGCAGCTACTGAAGCCGCAGAGGAACCCGACTACGACTCCGCTGACTTTGCCGAGGCTCTGGCAAACTTCGACCGCGAACAGGCGGCCGAGTCTGCCGCAGCACAGAGCCTGACCGCCGAAGAGGTCATCGTCAACGGTACAGTCGTCAAGATTACGGACAAGCATGTTGTTGTCGATATTGGGCTGAAGTCTGAAGGTCTCATTCCGCTGGAGCAGGTGCTGGATATCAACGGCGTGCCTAAGTTCCAGACAGGTGATCAGGTCGAGGTCGTCGTCGAGCGCGAAGAGGCCGAAGGCGGTTACCTGGTGAGCTACGAGAAGGCCTTGCGCCATAAGGTGTGGGACAAGCTCGAGGCCGCGGCCAACGACAAGGTTCCCGTCAAGGGAATGGTTCTGAGCCGGGTTAAAGGCGGCCTGACCGTCGATATCGGCATCAAGGCGTTCCTGCCCGGATCGCAGGTTGAGATTCGCCCCGTTCGCAACCTCGACGGCTACATCGGCCAGGAGATCGAAGTTCGCGTTATCAAGCTAAATAAGAAGCGCGGAAATGTCGTTATCAGCCGCAAGGAACTGCTTGAAGAGGAGCAGAACGCCAAGCGGTCGGTAACCCTGACCACCCTGGAAGAGGGAACCATCCTTACCGGGACCGTGAAGAACCTCACCGACTACGGTGCATTCGTCGATCTGGGTGGACTGGACGGCCTGCTTCACATCACCGATATGAGCTGGGGGCGCCTGACCCATCCGCGTGATCTGGTCAACGTCGGCGACGAAATCCAGGTGAAGGTCCTGAAGTTCGACAAGGACAAGCAGCGCGTGTCCCTGGGCTTCAAACAGCTGACGCCGGATCCGTGGCTAGACGCTACCGAGCGATATCCGATCGGTGCGCAGGTTCGTGGACGCGTCCTCTCCGTCACCGACTATGGTGCGTTCGTCGAGCTGGAGCAGGGAATCGAGGGGCTGGTCCACGTCTCCGAGATGACCTGGTCCAAGCGGATGAAGCATCCGTCGAAGCTGGTCAAGCCGGGTGACGAGGTCGACACGATCATCCTCAGCGTCAACCCGAATGATCGCCGCATCTCTCTGGGCATGAAGCAGCTTCAGGATAATCCGTGGGAGCAACTGGAGGATAAGTATCCTGCCGGCGCCGTGGTTGAGGGCCGTGTCCGCAACCTGACCGACTTTGGCGCCTTCATCGAGATCGAAGACGGTATCGATGGCCTGGTGCATGTCTCGAACCTGAGCTGGACGAAGCGCATCAAGCATCCTTCCGAAGTTCTGAAGAAGGGCGAGAAGGTGAAGGCTGTCGTTCTGGGTGTCGAGCCGGAGAACCGACGGCTTTCGCTGGGAGTCAAGCAGCTGCAGCCTGATGTCTGGGATACCTTCTTCGCGCAGCACCGCGTGGGCGATGTCGTCAAGGGCAAGGTCCTGCGCACAGCGCAGTTCGGCGCCTTCATTGAGATCGCAGAAGGTGTCGAGGGTCTTTGCCATGTCTCTGAAGCTGTGGATGAGAACAATGTTCCCGTCAAGCTGGACGTTGGCGATGAGCACGAGTTCCGCATTGTGAAGATGAACCAGGACGAGAAGAAGGTCGGCCTGAGCATCCGCGCAGTGGGAGAAGAGGCGAGCCGCGCCGAGGTGGAGAGCTACAAGGAGCGGGATCATAAGGGATCATCCTCCTCGTCCTCAAGCGGAACCACACTGGGCGATCTGATCAACTGGAAACGCTCAGAGTTCGGCGAGTAG
- a CDS encoding HIT domain-containing protein, with product MDRLWTPWRYAYITRTEEKARTGVAPELSAWPAAEDKHCVFCNMIAATDYAIAGGMPVDTAERYSHIVYRGQHCFLCLNAYPYATGHVLILPYFHTDSLAAAPPEAAHEMIELARTVERALRSIYRPNGINLGMNLGEAAGAGVADHIHMHVLPRWIGDTNFMTVTAETRVLPETLDITWEKLRSFFHDCATKRQGDASNCI from the coding sequence ATGGATCGTCTCTGGACCCCCTGGCGCTACGCCTACATCACCCGCACGGAGGAGAAGGCGCGCACCGGCGTCGCTCCCGAACTCTCCGCCTGGCCCGCTGCAGAAGACAAGCACTGCGTCTTCTGCAACATGATTGCGGCCACAGATTACGCCATCGCGGGCGGAATGCCGGTAGATACCGCGGAACGCTACTCCCATATCGTCTACCGCGGCCAGCACTGCTTCCTGTGCCTGAACGCCTATCCCTACGCCACTGGCCACGTGCTCATCCTGCCCTACTTTCACACCGACTCCCTGGCTGCGGCCCCCCCGGAGGCAGCACACGAGATGATCGAGCTGGCCCGGACCGTCGAGCGCGCTCTGCGATCCATTTATCGTCCCAATGGCATCAACCTTGGCATGAATCTCGGTGAAGCCGCCGGCGCGGGCGTAGCCGATCACATCCATATGCACGTCCTTCCGCGCTGGATCGGCGACACCAACTTCATGACGGTTACTGCAGAGACACGTGTGCTTCCCGAAACCCTTGACATTACCTGGGAAAAGTTGCGCAGCTTCTTCCACGATTGCGCAACGAAGCGTCAGGGGGATGCATCAAACTGCATATAA
- a CDS encoding fused MFS/spermidine synthase, producing MPSTRLLYATTAFLSAFLLFLIEPLAAKQILPILGGSSAVWLTCLVFFQTTLLLGYLYAHWLASDTRTVDAGRQRNAHRIVLGLAPIALVLGLIFGPGLSSSAHPVATIFWSLTRTIGLPFLLLASTSPLLQRWLSRNEADPSGRPATVWFRLFALSNIGSLLALLAYPVVVEPYLTLRLQRTLWAAGFFVFAGLSWLIVQNQRSSSIQLKEEADDAEPAPRFHRWLWFLLPMAAAMQLSAVTEHLTINIAAIPLLWVLPLAVYLVTFILAFDRPAFYRRPVVVRVLVVMLASLGYAMTKTDFSIPIGLTIVFFLFECFVACFFCHGETYALRPQRASESTLFYLLIAAGGATGTFLVGIAFPLLFDSNYDLAIAFFATAVFALAATWRDGWAQRLLWTTATVLLFTLTVMLHLYFARNSLASMRNFYGTLRVTQGFAPAQQAPMRTLLHGTIQHGTQIFSPQGSHQPTSYYAADSGIGLALRFCCDDDSRPRRIGVIGLGTGTIAAYGHPGDRIQFYEINPQVEPIARNLFTYLRDSPAAITLVPGDARTSLASETPQKFDVLAIDAFSGDAIPLHLLTTQALKLYLHHLAPRGILAFHVSNQYLDLAPELALLAQSANLMARDVITGSNQARGEFRAEWVLMTRDPSFFDREEIATLADPIYIKPHLRLWTDDYSSLLPVLQTGGH from the coding sequence ATGCCCTCGACCCGCCTTCTCTACGCAACCACCGCCTTCCTCTCAGCTTTCCTTCTCTTTTTAATCGAGCCACTCGCCGCCAAGCAGATCCTTCCTATTCTGGGAGGCTCCTCAGCCGTGTGGCTGACCTGCCTGGTCTTCTTCCAGACCACACTGCTGCTGGGCTATCTCTACGCACACTGGCTGGCGAGTGACACCCGCACGGTCGATGCCGGACGTCAGCGGAACGCACACCGTATCGTTTTAGGGCTGGCCCCCATCGCTCTCGTTCTTGGGCTGATCTTCGGACCGGGGCTCAGTAGCTCGGCTCATCCTGTCGCAACCATCTTCTGGAGTCTCACCCGAACGATCGGGCTGCCTTTCCTTCTTCTCGCCTCCACGAGTCCGCTGCTGCAGCGCTGGCTCTCCCGTAATGAGGCCGACCCCTCGGGGCGCCCAGCCACTGTCTGGTTCCGGCTCTTCGCCCTCTCCAACATTGGTTCACTGCTGGCGCTGCTCGCTTACCCGGTTGTGGTCGAGCCCTACCTGACCCTGCGATTGCAGCGCACCCTGTGGGCTGCCGGATTCTTCGTCTTCGCGGGCCTTTCCTGGCTCATTGTTCAGAACCAGCGCTCTTCTTCCATCCAGTTGAAGGAAGAAGCCGACGATGCCGAACCTGCACCTCGCTTCCACCGCTGGCTGTGGTTCCTGCTTCCAATGGCAGCGGCTATGCAATTGTCGGCCGTCACCGAACACCTGACCATCAACATCGCGGCCATTCCGCTGCTCTGGGTGCTTCCGCTCGCCGTTTACCTCGTCACCTTCATCCTCGCGTTCGACCGGCCCGCCTTTTATCGCCGCCCCGTCGTGGTCCGCGTGCTCGTCGTCATGCTGGCGAGCCTCGGTTATGCGATGACGAAGACAGACTTCTCGATCCCGATCGGCCTTACCATCGTCTTCTTCCTCTTCGAGTGTTTCGTCGCCTGCTTCTTTTGCCACGGCGAAACCTATGCACTGCGCCCGCAGCGGGCTTCGGAGTCCACCCTCTTCTACCTTCTTATCGCCGCTGGCGGAGCCACCGGGACCTTCCTCGTCGGAATTGCCTTTCCTCTGCTCTTCGACAGCAACTATGACCTGGCTATTGCCTTCTTTGCCACCGCAGTTTTTGCGCTCGCCGCCACCTGGCGCGATGGATGGGCCCAGCGCCTGCTCTGGACCACGGCAACAGTCCTGCTGTTTACCCTGACGGTAATGCTGCATCTCTACTTCGCCCGAAACTCCCTGGCCAGCATGCGGAACTTCTACGGGACACTCCGGGTCACGCAGGGTTTCGCTCCCGCGCAACAGGCTCCCATGCGGACACTGCTCCATGGGACCATTCAGCACGGCACCCAGATCTTCTCACCCCAGGGAAGTCATCAGCCCACCAGCTACTATGCCGCCGACTCCGGGATTGGGTTGGCCCTGCGCTTCTGCTGCGATGATGACAGCCGCCCACGCCGCATCGGTGTCATCGGCCTGGGAACAGGCACGATCGCCGCCTACGGACACCCCGGCGACAGGATTCAGTTTTATGAGATCAATCCGCAGGTCGAACCGATCGCCCGAAACCTCTTTACCTATCTGCGAGATTCCCCGGCCGCCATCACTCTCGTTCCCGGCGACGCCCGAACCTCGCTTGCCTCTGAGACTCCACAGAAATTCGATGTCCTTGCCATCGATGCCTTCTCAGGCGATGCCATTCCCCTGCACCTGCTGACCACGCAGGCTCTTAAGCTCTACCTGCATCATCTGGCGCCGCGCGGCATCCTGGCGTTTCATGTCTCGAACCAGTATCTCGACCTTGCACCTGAGCTCGCCCTGCTGGCGCAGTCGGCCAACCTGATGGCCCGCGATGTGATCACCGGCTCCAATCAGGCACGCGGAGAGTTCCGCGCCGAATGGGTGCTGATGACAAGAGATCCATCCTTCTTCGATCGGGAAGAGATCGCCACCCTCGCCGATCCCATCTATATCAAACCCCACCTGCGGCTGTGGACCGACGATTACTCGAGCCTCCTGCCTGTACTCCAGACAGGAGGCCACTAA
- a CDS encoding putative quinol monooxygenase, with product MISFTVRMRFSAADHDEIAEILRKLTEASRQEPGCVTYVPHFVEGDANMVVIYEQYADEAALDHHRNSLHFKEYAVGGLYQKMLDRQLENLTAVC from the coding sequence ATGATCAGTTTCACGGTACGGATGAGGTTCAGTGCGGCGGATCACGACGAGATCGCTGAGATACTCCGTAAATTGACCGAGGCTTCACGCCAGGAGCCCGGATGCGTGACCTACGTGCCACACTTTGTTGAAGGTGATGCAAACATGGTTGTGATCTATGAGCAATATGCCGACGAGGCTGCGCTGGATCACCATCGCAATTCGCTGCATTTCAAGGAATATGCCGTAGGTGGACTGTACCAGAAGATGCTGGACAGGCAGCTCGAAAACCTGACGGCGGTTTGCTGA
- a CDS encoding cytochrome D1 domain-containing protein, producing the protein MKRPNLWTVVMCGAAICASSGAAWSQTLLVANQKDADLSVIDTASAKVVGTIPVGGITGHELAVSPDGKTAYVPIYGNAGVGRPGTNGEKISVIDIASRKIVGTVDFGHGVRPHCAIYDKNSGKLYVTTELDKSVSIIDPKTLKIVGSVPTGQEQSHMLVLSKDGKRGYTANVGPGTVSVLDMVGRKTLAVIPISGNTQRINISRDGSMVFTADQKEPRLAVIDTATNKVKTWVPLSAKGYGTATTPDGRWLLVTLRGAKKVDVVDLKAMKVAKTIDVGEGPSEAVVTTDGRTAYVACNFSNQISVIDLNSWKVERTIEAGKFSDGMAMVR; encoded by the coding sequence ATGAAAAGACCGAATCTGTGGACGGTTGTAATGTGCGGCGCCGCGATCTGCGCGTCGAGTGGGGCGGCGTGGTCGCAGACGCTGCTGGTGGCGAACCAGAAGGATGCCGATCTTTCGGTGATCGATACGGCATCGGCGAAGGTGGTGGGGACGATCCCGGTGGGTGGGATCACCGGGCATGAGCTTGCAGTGTCGCCTGATGGTAAGACGGCGTATGTGCCAATCTATGGGAACGCCGGGGTAGGGCGGCCGGGCACGAATGGGGAAAAGATCTCAGTCATCGATATTGCCAGCCGCAAAATCGTTGGCACGGTGGACTTCGGGCACGGAGTACGTCCGCACTGCGCGATCTATGACAAGAACAGCGGCAAACTCTATGTGACGACGGAGCTGGACAAAAGCGTCAGCATCATCGACCCGAAGACCCTGAAGATTGTGGGTTCTGTGCCGACCGGGCAGGAGCAGTCGCATATGCTGGTGTTGTCGAAGGACGGCAAGCGTGGCTATACGGCGAACGTCGGGCCGGGAACGGTCTCGGTGCTGGACATGGTCGGACGCAAGACGCTTGCGGTCATTCCGATTTCCGGAAACACGCAGAGAATTAACATCTCGCGCGATGGGAGCATGGTTTTCACGGCCGACCAGAAAGAGCCGCGTCTTGCTGTAATCGATACGGCGACGAACAAGGTGAAGACCTGGGTTCCGCTATCCGCGAAGGGCTATGGCACGGCGACCACGCCGGACGGGCGCTGGCTGCTGGTGACGCTGCGCGGAGCCAAGAAGGTTGATGTCGTCGATCTGAAGGCAATGAAGGTGGCGAAGACGATCGATGTAGGCGAGGGGCCATCGGAGGCCGTAGTAACTACGGATGGCCGGACGGCGTATGTCGCCTGCAACTTCTCCAATCAGATCTCGGTGATCGATCTGAATAGCTGGAAGGTTGAGCGGACGATCGAGGCCGGGAAGTTTTCCGATGGAATGGCAATGGTGCGGTAG
- a CDS encoding response regulator, whose amino-acid sequence MKKRILLVDDEVAVLLTLKAVLEINGFDVDTAASGREGKLKLRSNEYDMVISDMRMESDQAGAAVIAAARSASYRPAVALLTAYPLAEEDWQDMGADRMLVKPMHTRLLLEQIDRLMKSHETKRAGKGSTLSADAISSETTKKSTTKSGAKKMVKAPDSKKTVAKTTNTTSRKAARPSAANR is encoded by the coding sequence ATGAAGAAGCGCATCCTGCTGGTCGATGATGAGGTCGCTGTTCTGCTGACATTGAAGGCCGTGCTTGAGATCAATGGCTTTGATGTGGATACGGCGGCATCGGGACGGGAGGGCAAGCTGAAGCTGCGCTCCAACGAATACGACATGGTGATCAGCGATATGCGGATGGAGAGCGATCAGGCCGGAGCTGCGGTCATTGCGGCGGCCAGATCGGCTTCGTACCGGCCGGCAGTTGCTCTTCTGACGGCGTACCCGCTGGCAGAGGAGGACTGGCAGGATATGGGGGCGGACCGAATGCTGGTAAAGCCCATGCATACGCGCCTTCTGCTGGAGCAGATCGATCGCTTAATGAAGAGCCACGAGACTAAGCGCGCGGGCAAAGGTTCAACGTTGAGCGCAGACGCTATATCCTCTGAAACCACGAAGAAATCAACCACCAAGTCGGGCGCGAAGAAGATGGTTAAGGCGCCAGACAGCAAAAAGACGGTGGCAAAGACCACCAATACCACTTCCAGAAAAGCGGCCCGGCCGTCCGCAGCGAACCGCTGA